aattttttttaccattttaatttaaaacaatcatggtaaggtacttaatttgttacccagaaatgtttgatattgagatagaaacggctgcattggaccttgaAGGCAATGTTTAATCATGATTGCATAAAGAATTATGATTTGAATACGTTGGGTGACAATAGTCATTGGTGTTTGCTCAGGAAGCATTGTCATCCTTTGGAATGAAAATATGTTTCATCTCCGGAGAACAAAATGTCCAATATTTCCTGTGTCATCTCCATGGTTGTTATGTTCCTCCTGTTTGTCCCTGTATTACCCTGACCACTCTGACGGGACTTCCTCTCTGTGATGGCTATTTGTTCAGGCTGCTCTCAGCCTTTTCCTTACGGTACACAGACACTTCCAAAAAAGTCCtccagataattgtgtgtgtgtgtgtgtgtgtgtgtgtgtgtgtgtgtgtgtgtgtgtgtgtgtgtgtgtgtgtgtgtgtgtgtgtgtgtgtgtgtgtgtgagtgtgcttgCTTGCTTGAAAGAGAGGACCGTGTAACAGAATACACTGCAGTGAATTACTGTACATAATTTGACATCAGCTTTATAAACAGGGTGGGTAGACATTTCTAGGCTCTTACATAAAAAATGGACAAGTGTGAATGTAATCCAAGTTATGGCATGTGATTCAGTTTTGTGTAAACACTGGGAACACATTTTGGCATCTAAGAACTCTCATGCTACAGGCGTGGCTCTATGTGGATCAGTTGAGGTCTTGTACTTCTTAGGCTCTAGGAAAGGAAGCAGTGGGTGTGAGGAGGGTCGATGAGGGTGATGAGTGACTTGTAAAATACATGATGAGCTGTACAGTGTTGCAGAGTTAAATCTGACATTATCCTCATTGTGAGGGTGTCACAGACCGTCACTCAGGACAAAGTTGAGGTCCATTCACACCCATAGGAGAGGTACAGGACAGCTTACTGTCCTAGAGATCCATCTATTAAAACTCTCACGAGGCCAGAGGGAGTGGACAGGTAATTGATGTATCTAATAACCAGTCACGGAACACTTAATCATGTCATAGCTACATGGATCTTCATTCCATAGCCTGTCTATGTatctctgcctgcctctgcctgtctgtctcctttCCATCAATATTCATTAGTCCATCTTTGGTCTTTACCATCTTACTTCCTCTGACACAGTTATAAAGCTTCTAAGTGTTCTGACTTGGCCTTAGCATTCTACCCTTACTTACACTCAGATCAATGATAGAAATAACTACCTACAAGCTCACTAAGCATTCCAACATAATTTGACCAGCTGGCTTGCGATGAGACAAGGCTTGAAGACACAACTTGAGACTGCTATTCTCCCCACTCAAGCATTCTCTTGGTGAGGATAATTGAATttagaggaaggagagaaaaggAATTATTATGCAACCAGACAGTGCCAAAAAATAACCCCCAGACATGAGGTCTCAATCTGCAGAGCCTGCCTTCTGCACACATATTCTGTGGCACAACATCAAGGCCACAGGTAATTAATCTTCTGTCTGTTACTGTGCTTTTCAACTTAATTCAATTGAATAAAGGCTCACCTTTGTTTTCAGGGAGGTTTAACATGTTGCTCTGTGGttaaagagaaaggagagattgTCTTTAGGAAAGGAGGGAAGAAAGAATGAGAGCAGGAGAGATggagcagcctggtctcatagactagacgtaatatagtaaatgtaaatccaggacactcaaatgtgtatgatatgttacgtttgaaATGGTTACATAAGaaagaaggttacttaaggcaaaaactaaaggagggtggttggtcgggttGAATGGGTCTGCGTATAACACAAACGTCTAGCAGcccaactttagcattttagctattTAGCGTCTTTGCAACTGTTTACTACTTTTCAgctacttttcaactacttagcatattagcaaacccttcccctaaccttaactcctatccctaaccttaaccttaaccttaacccttaaccccaaTTCTAGATAATGGggtggcaggaagcctagtggttagagcgttggactagtaaccgaaaggttgcaagatcgagtccccgagctgacaaggtcaaaatctgttgttctgcccctgaacaaggcagttaacccactgttcctaggctgtcattgaaaataagaatttgttcttaactgacttgcctagttaaataaatgtaaaataaataaaaatgttagccacctagttaACCATAGTGTTAGacacaaattggaatttgtaacatatacgTATTGAAaattgtaacatattgtacaaattgcaattcataacatatcacacgaaatggatgatggacatccacaaattaatacataccagtggaggctcctcagagaaggaaggggaggaccatcctcctcttcGAATTTCATACAAATCAAAATAGGGAAACATTAAAAACGTTATCCtctttagataaaactatactaaaatatatttacatgtcgccaaataatttattaaacacactgttttgcaatgaagtttCTACAGCAGCCTCAACAatactctgtagggtagcaccatggtgtagcaggaggacagctagtttccgtcctcctctgtgtacattgacttcaatacaaaacctaggaggctcatggttttcacccctttccatagacttacacagtaattaggaCAACTTCTGGAGAACGTCCTCCAATCtctcagagctcttgcagcatgaactgacatgttttccacccaatcaaaggatcagagaattaatctagtactgaaagcataagctaaagctagctagcattgcagtgcataaaatgtggtgagtagttgactcaaagagaaagacaacagTTGAACAGTTCTGAACAAATGAATTTctttaaaaatgaaggagaagcaagagagagagagagagagagagctaaatgttgttgtatttttttcactttcacttatctaacaaatgcagctagctagtttagccttctcaaacacccggctcaaacatagagggatgctatgttagctagctggctatggcttttcaacacaggaactcttccaagtcaaggtaagctttaggTTTTATTCATGGAAACTGCTTGTAGCGGGTTgttgacaacaatgtaggctacGTGTAGTGGTTAGCgtttatgatatgaaggtttggcttggaaggTTTTTTTTCCTGGTCACAGAAGCGTCCACAAGCGAAGATAAAAAATGAGAGGTGGAGAGCGCGTAGTTGCGAGAAGGAATTCTACAACAAGCAAAATTattatgctgtttgtatgtggctgctatgaaagtcaactgtgtttgcgtgtgatcaggggtttAGTAATTCCGCCGATTCTggtgaaaaacatttcttaaatggaagcaaacgtaATGAAACTGGAATAAACATAtcggaatttgtccaatagaaagtattgtttgcaactgttagactaatgattacaccctagatcagccagatgcaggcaagagtgtgcaaggtggtattgaatgtatcactgtctgtcaccttgattactcataTTTTCCTCTCAATCTGTGCACCTatattgtaaactttcattcataggctaggttgtagcaaccccATGATAGGTATAGTGAACATTTTAGTATCATGTAGTGGCCTAAACctgtgacatatatagggaaggtaatcagggaggtgatggagtccaggggagtctggtgcgcgtaacgatggtgacaggtgtgcgccaaaacgagcagcctggtgacctagaggtcggagagggagcacacgtgacaattacactttatatacatcacagaatgaaatataacaaaaccatttgactTAGAAACACCAGATTTGCTGCGCAATTTTTtttataacattccacccatgaggccactagaggacgctttggtcatttgactgcaggaaagggcgaCATGTTACAGACCGCCACTGATACATACCATACTCATACaatacatatcatactaatttgtgTCCCGGATTTCCGTTTACTATGTTgcatctacccctgagtccaggttggatggagagaaagggagcAATGACTGAGTGAGCACAGTGTAAGTCGAGAAGAAAAAACTGTTTCCATCATTTTAACCGTGAGAAAAGATTATATTCTGATTTACATGCAGCTGCAGTCACTGGCTCATTTGTTTTGATAATGGCTCATCCTGCCTCATCCTGCACATATTTTATACAGAGCAGAGTGTGCCGTATATATCTGACATAACAAACATCTCACTTTTTGTGTTAGCACTCTGCATCAAAAGTGATGGGCGTTATACGAGGCTGGGAAGCAGCTTGAGTAGTAGACTGACGACACACTCGAGTGCACAGCCTGACAGTTTAAATGCCTCGTGCCTCATCTCTGAAACATCTGGCCCCGGTTTTGGTGTCTGAGGCAAAGACGTATTCTTCTTAAAACTTGGGTTCTCTCACTTTCTCCACTCATCAATTTTAAGGAGTATGCAAATGTCTCGTTCCTTCAGTATCCCTGGGAGTCCGAACGACTGCACGGCTGCAACAACAGGGTAATACATTCTCATTAACACTCCCCTTCTTTGAAAGGGGAAGAAGTTGAGTTTGGGATATTCGTGTTTATGGTCCCAGACAATTGAAACAAATGACTGGATGTTCAGGAGGCGAGACAGGACTCCCCCAGTTAGTGAGGGGTatatctgtctgtatgtatgtatgtacagaaTGTCTGCAGACGTCATCCTTCCCACTGATCGCTGCACAGAAAGCTGATGAAGTCAGCCACAGGGAGTGATGAGGCCTCGGCTGCAGCCGCCCGCGCCACTCTGCTCAGCGTCTCCCCTCCCCTCCGACAGCACCATATTTCAGTGGGCTCATTCTACACTACAGCCTGTACTGTCCCTGTCTCCTCTGGGTGTCAATGGGACGCCTCCCATCATCAGATGGGTGATTTCACACCCCGGTGGCGGCAGCGGTCTTTGCTGTAGCTGAGTAAAGTGGCCTGACTCCAGACAGCTTGGTGACCCCTCCTTAGTTCTTGGCTGGCTGCTCTATCCATCTCGTGATGTGCGTGAGAAGATGAGCTGGGTTGGGAATTCTTACCACATGATCACTTCTACTCTTGGAGAGAGTGTCCAGAATACATCATTTTAAGTCACACTCAAGAAAATAAGAACAGGGGATGCCTGTGGGTTTGCTATACTGCCTTTCTGTGTCCCTTCTACTAACCATTAATCACTCTGTTCATTTACCCTGAGCTGCTGATGTATTTATCCTAATGAGCCACTAAATGAGAGAAACCAAAGTCTGGCCTTCCAAGAGGCCTGGTCTACAAGGCCAACTGAGACCAGGTCACAGCTAACCTGATCTTCAGCTCCACCATTGTCCAGGTGACTCACCACACGCCTGAGTGATCCCAGAGAGGGAGCCTGAAATCCAGGTTTGGTTTAGGCAAGTGACCGCAGACACACACCTCTTAGAGCATGGTTTAGCAGTAGCCAGGGTGTGATCGCTCAGCCCAGGTCCCTGGGGGTGTTTTGAACAGCATGAAGGggaactctctgtctgtctctctctgctgaatGGTAGCACATAATGCCCCTCTGTGTTCGGCCTGCTCCGGGTCATACACTGTGACCTCTGTGTGGACCCCCCTCCTTCTTCACACTGCCCTCCACCGCCCTCTCCTCTCATGTACTGTAAGCTTGACTGATCATGGGTAAGAGATGTGTTAACTGTATGAGGGAATTTTTTTGCAGTTTGCCATGGTAACGGTCATTAAAATATTGAAGGCGGAGGGGGATACACAGCCAGGTCAAAAGTTAATGCCGACACATTTTGAGGAACGGCTATTGACTTTATGTTGTAAATTCTACACCGAGAGCAGTTTTCACATCTTCGCTAAGACCTGGGTGAGATGTTGCTAAGCTGAGTTCCTGGTCTATTCATGTCTACTACACTATCATGAAAACCAAAACAATATGTTTTAAAAACAGCAACTGTCTAAATACTATTAATGTTACTAAATGCTTATAACATGCTGAGTATGATATGCACTATAACTATACAACCTTAGTGGTTTATGAATCAATGATGCAATTCCATAGCTGCCAACCAGAGCTATTTCATATTAACCAGAAGGCATCTATCTGACTTGTTCGTTCATAAAACGTGGGCCCAATTCAACAGATAGGTTTTCATGTTTATATCAATAACAGGGCTGGTCCGTGACTGCTAGTGGGTCCTCTGGGTGCCTATATCACTGTGTAatttctcctccagctcctctgaGTGATTCTATCACTGTCAACACAGGGAGACCGGGAAAGCAAGGGGACATCCACGGATAAATCCACTTAAAGGGCTTTTGAATCTAATCTATGATGAGACACCTTCTCAGAGGATTTCCAGGGTGAAATTGTGCTCAGTAAATTTGAGTTTACCAAGAGTAAAGTTATTAGCCAGACAAGTAAATGCTGGCCATATCGCTTTTATCACCTTGGCTATCTGGGATTTCTTTCTGTTCGTGTTCAGGGCTGTGTATCTGGGGAAATCACACACTGGCGGAGCGAGGAAAACACAGATCCTATACTGCCCCCAGTGGACAACTGGTTGAACAGTTAACAGCCCACCACTCACTCACACCGGATCAACACTGCCACCTATAGGCCGTCTCTGGTCACTGCCACCTGGATGCACAGGCTCAACCTAGGTTTTCTCACTAGATAGAGAAAAaatgtgttgtttaatgttttggAAAGTATTTCAACATCCCATTTTAACTATAAAATGCAACTTTTTGATTAAAACGAAGACAAGGCAATTGCAACAAATAGGTGCCATACATTGGAGATGCTTTAGTGACCGTAGATTAACGATCTGCACAGAGACGGTGGGTCAACAAGTGACATGAATAACTTCCAGACAGCAAGTTAGAGATTTGAACGAGATCTTAAAGCGGCAATCACCAGTTTAATCAATAGCAAAGTGATGTCCCCGCTCCCTGTTTCGGTTAAaaactgagggatggggctggagaaatttaACCAGAGCTAAcactgaccatccattatataaAAATTATAGTTTTCACCATGTTTTTCGTCTATAtcgtgtttgtttacatttacttccTTAACAAACATTGGAGTTAAACGAGTATATATCTTGGGTCGTACCGACAGCTGAACtatgctcatgaggcatttctaagttatattcttcatgaTTTAATGGGTACATAtaaataattcattaattcaagTCAACAAATTGATAGCAAATGCAGATTCCCCTTTAAGCACTTAACATATTGTACagattggaattcgtaacatatcatacggaTTGTGGGGGAGGGGTGtcacatatcatatgaaatggatgacgtTGTACACAATACCGCACAATTTTCGGGGACCCGTTTTGGCTCGGgagcactactttcaaaactactggctgaaattatgcAACACCTTCATAACGCATATTTAACTGCCTGGTTCCAAAATCAGCATGGGACTGGAGAGCTATTACAGTGACAGCAACTAACAGACAGTCCAACTAACATTCATACCATGGCTCCACTTCCCAACAACACACAGTCAAGACACACAAAGACTAGAAAATATACATTCATGGTGTAAAATGGAATAGAGTTTGTTTAATGTCCGTAAGGGAAATCAAAACATAAAATGACGAGacaaattgtattttttaaatgtacgtaACAATTAAGTCTAAAACATTTGCACTTTAGAATAAAAGTCCCCTTCTAACTGTGCTTCAGAATACTGTCGCGTTGCCTCTCCGAGATGACCACGTAATCTCACATGATCAGCATAAGGAGGAAATCCCACTGGTACAATGATCTCCCACACATTTAATGACATGGACATGACAAAGTAGCAACAGCATCTGCTGGTATGAGCTGTGGTGGTTGCACATGAATGTGTACCAGGGGAACACTTTGGTCAATGCTTCTGCTTGATTACTGCAGAGATGGAGCTAATTGAATACTGATTATATCACAGTTCAAGCTAACAGTGCTCTACACATCTTTACAACAGCTGCAGGCTAATTGAAGCCCAAACAACTGTACTTGCAAACACATCCCTTCCATAGTCAAGGGTTATCTGCATAGTTTACACCACAGTTCCTACACCGAGTACATAGCTGATTCCTTTTAGATGTAGGAGAGAAAAGAAGTATAGGTTTGGGGGATTTCTCTAAATGTGCATACTGTAATAATGTTGAATACAGCTACTTGAGGGGTTAAGAGGCCTTGTTATATATAGATTAGGCCAGGTTAGTGATCTAGCTAGAACATGAACTAATGACCAACTGGGGAACACTGTTTttccactgctctctctctctctccttccctcaacaCGAGCCCATGTAGGTCAATTTCAAACCCCTACTACCCCAGAGAAAGTGGCACCCATATTGCTCCATAAACGTCTCTCTTTCCCCTACAGCATAGAGCACACTGTAATGTGTTCACAGGGACCGCCTGCTCAGCCATCTGTCCTGTGAGAGAGAGGTGGCAGGAGGGCAGAATGAGCCAGGCTGAGGCTGACTGGAGCCCACTTAGATGTAAGGCTctatctctcccttccttcctggTCACATGTAGCTACTACCTGGGAACAGGAGGAACCATTGAGCTGTTGACTGAATAGTGACTAAGCTATAGACTTAAAGTCTACTGTATGAATAGACAGACGACTGAGCGCAGGCAGCTTGTATATCAGGGATTTTCTCTCAAACAAATAAAAGGAACCATTGGCGcccctctgtggtcaaacaaccATACAACAAGACATACAATACAACATTGCTGTCTAACATTGTCTACCACAGACAAGACATTAAGAACACGTTTTAAAAAGAGCACCCTATAAGACATGCAGACATTCAATACAAAACAATTACATAAcgaaaaacaaaagtgaaatccTAGCAATTAAGCTGAAATTGATTCATTTACATTAGATGTCACGTCTATCTAAagctgggctctccaaccctgttcctggagataccCTCCCGTAGGTTTTCCTTCCAACCGCAGTTGTAATTTACCTGATTCAGatgatcaaccagctaattattagaatcaggtgcgctaggtTAGGAccggagcgaaaacctacaggacggtagcgctctccaggaacaggcttGGAAATCCTTGCTCTAAAGACATATTGTACAATAGTCCCCTAAAAAGAGTTCCGTGTTTTGGTATGCATTCATTACTTCTCAGACTATAAGAAGAAAGTCCCATTTCCATGACTTTGGATAATGACAATGCAACTGGCTCAGGCCCGGGAGCTGGGAGCACACAGTTAGCTCTACATTTAAAACAGCCTCTGAGCTAGCCTGATGAAAGATATCAACGTAGACAGTGAGCCCCAGGGACACCAACACCAACGCCAACGTCCAGGCCAAACTCAAAGGAAGTGGAGTTCCAAATCTCGCTACCTCCTCAGTATTAAATCAAAGGTAGCGCATACTACGAATAGGATCAAAACAGAAGTTATTGCTTCTTTCAATTGTATTGAAATTCAGATGTCTGCAGTAAAATGTGGGATACTAACATTTTGAGGACGTTCACACATTCAGTAGTTGAGTGCTGCTCTAATATCAAGTTTAAAGGGTTAAAATAAATGATAAATAAGAGAAAAGAGCGCACTTCTACACATCtccatgtactgtaactacagtacatACTGGCCTTCTTTAGCTCACAGTAATACCATTTTCAAGTTACAGAATGAATCAAATAAAACTAATATCCCTGAGCCAACAGGACTATGGTTTCATTTTAAATACATATTATATAAGCTATCAAAAACATACACATGGACATAAAGGGAAAAGGTTCACAGTATGTGTCCAGTGTTTATAGCTTTGCTTTACCTGAGAATCACAAAGCACCCTGATGGCTTAGAGGAGAGCCCTTTTTGTTCAATCAGCTGGCATTCACTTAATGaagaatacatttttaaaatacatatttatacCCCAAATAAGCTATCTCCTACAGTACATAAACACGTCTGGTAAAATATTAAAGTTATCTCTGTGCTACTTTCTgtgataaaaatattttatacgcTTTGAAATTTCTGTAGATAAAAAAAGGTACTGCACTCAAACACAGTCTTACATGGCTCTCTTCCATGTAAGAATACATTTATTCACGACAAAACCTAGAGTCCAGTAACTTAGTGTATAAAACAAACAAATATATAATTGAAATATTGTATCATGAGCAGGACTTTACAAGTCATGAGCAGGAGGAGGCTACCAAAAACCATCACCCCCCCCCCGAAGAGCATTGAGGAGAGGATAGTGGGTGATCAGAATGAGCTCTGACAAGCAGAGTTGGTGCTGTGTGCATGTGGCCACAGGGCCCTGCTAACACAGTGATATAAGATAGGGACACATCTTTGATGTGACACGTCAAAACAAAGCCGCAGAAGCAGAAATATGACATCACACAGTAGAAACCGGATACTGTAATTCAGTGGAGATGCTGAGAACATGAAATGTCTTTACGTTATGGGTGTTCAGAGTCAGCTggtatagtgtggtagtgtagtgccCTATAGCAGGGGTATATCGCTAGCAACAACAGAATCAATGATTACAGCAGAAAGAGGAGAATATCTTCTTTCTAATGATGTCAACATTGTTTCTTAACTCCTAATATTGAGcaaattacactcactggagccaATAACCAGCTGACACTGAAGTATCTGACATACTGTAGGCGCTGGCTGCTGGTAAGCTTTCTTGACATAGACATACATTTTTGCAAACATATGGGTAACCTTTGTTTAAACAGCTGCTTTTAGCTAAAAAAAAATGTGGGCgttacctttctagctaatagactatgttagagtttacacttccttTCCCaattaaaataatgaaaaacGATCTACCAAatctataatttaaaaaaaaaatgttgattacttctccttgccattatcattcactTGATGCTAAGACGACatgtgagaagaaaaaaaattgctaAAGTATGATTGCCGGGTTgccggtttgcctgggaggggaTCCCGGGGCAAAAAAAGGTTGAAGACCCATGGCCATAGAAAGAGCTGCTGTGATGAAGACACATTTTTGGGGATGGGATAAACAGATACCTAACTCCTGCTCATGTTTTGACATGTGTCCCTCCCTCCACTTTATCCCCTACATCTGGTTGTCATTGTACTGTGGGGTGTTGCTGGAGTACTGCTGATCCGGCATCATGGCCCCCGTGGCGGCTCCCATAGCTGCCTGCTGCGCTGCCTGCTGGATGTGGGGGTTCTTCCAGGCCCCTGTGGTCCACTCCTCCTGAGCCTTGCCTATGCTTCCCCCGCTGCCACGGTAGAAGTTATGGACCTGGAGAGAGGGAGTAGTGGGACGACAGTAAAATGTCAGGCTGCACATAAAGATGACAGAGAGCAATTGAGACCTTTGTTGCTGCCCTATGCAGCCGGCACAATGGGCTTGAGTGAGCGACATAAAGATCACCATGCACATCTTCATGCTCTACGTGTCCCATGGTTGTGACATAACACAAATTATACAGACTTGCCTTGGTGAGGGCGATGAAGGACAGCGTTGCCGTGGCAGTGAAAAAGAGGGTGGGGATGAGCATCAGCAAGGCGATCCAAAGGTTGTAGCTGAAGAAAGAGATGGTCGCCAGCCAGCCGCTGAGAAATGTAGAGAAGAAGAAGACACTTACCATTTGCCCCTGTATTCTGAGTatatcaaacattaggaacaccttcctaatattgagtttcaccccccttttgacctcagaacatcctcaatttcgtcggggcatggactctacaaggtgtcgaatgcgttccacagggatactggcccatgttgatgcttcccacagttgtgtcaagttggctggatgtcctttgagtggtgaacaattcttgatgcacacaggaaactgttgagcgtgaaaaacccagcagcgttgcagttcttagcacaaaccggtgcgcttggcacatactaccataccccgttcaaaggcacttaaatattttgtcttgcccattcaccctcttaatggcacacaatcaatgtctcaactgtctcgactttcaaatccttctttaaaaatccttctcctccccttcatctacactgattgaagtggatttaacaagtcacatcaaCAACGGATCATAGCTCGCACCTGTATTCACCTGATCAGTCAATGTCGTGGAAAGAGCATGATCACTTTATGTAGTAGGCTAATATCTTGGCTCAgccttaaaaaaaaattgtgtccCACATATAAAACCATCCATTTCTGAATGTTGACATGTATACACTTTATGGAAGCTGCCATTACAATTATATCTGCTAATCAAAGTGAAGCCAGGTGACATTTAGCCCTTAACAGCCTTAAACTCTATTGACAGAATGAAGTCATATATGTCCTGAGTGAGGCTACTTCCTGACTGTCATCTATTGCATTGTTAATGATATGACAGGGTGTGGTAATGTAGGAGGTTATACTGCTGTTGTTTTAAAGACATACATGTTTTGGCTAAAGAGAGTTTGTCGGTTACACAATAACTTTCATTTATAATACTTTATGGAAAATGTTTAAGCATTTATACATGTGTATAATCATTTATAATAGGCTTATTATTGAAGGTGATTTGAATGTGTAACCAGTTTACCAGTTTCCCCAGCCTGGGATCCCTATGCACTGGATAATACTGATGCCCACCTGGGCCATGAACACAAAGAAGAACGCC
This region of Salmo trutta chromosome 29, fSalTru1.1, whole genome shotgun sequence genomic DNA includes:
- the LOC115167343 gene encoding secretory carrier-associated membrane protein 5 isoform X1, whose product is MAAENNFPPIPGFIPLQPCFYQDFDEEIPEQHRTMCKRLYHLWILHTITLAVNLVGCFVWMLGGGGVTNFGMAIIWLILFTPCSYVCWFRPIYKAFKTDSSFNFMAFFFVFMAQVGISIIQCIGIPGWGNCGWLATISFFSYNLWIALLMLIPTLFFTATATLSFIALTKVHNFYRGSGGSIGKAQEEWTTGAWKNPHIQQAAQQAAMGAATGAMMPDQQYSSNTPQYNDNQM
- the LOC115167343 gene encoding secretory carrier-associated membrane protein 5 isoform X2, which translates into the protein MAENNFPPIPGFIPLQPCFYQDFDEEIPEQHRTMCKRLYHLWILHTITLAVNLVGCFVWMLGGGGVTNFGMAIIWLILFTPCSYVCWFRPIYKAFKTDSSFNFMAFFFVFMAQVGISIIQCIGIPGWGNCGWLATISFFSYNLWIALLMLIPTLFFTATATLSFIALTKVHNFYRGSGGSIGKAQEEWTTGAWKNPHIQQAAQQAAMGAATGAMMPDQQYSSNTPQYNDNQM